The following are from one region of the Paenibacillus sabinae T27 genome:
- a CDS encoding aryl-sulfate sulfotransferase: MGFPTVYPTGATVYNPSKAWSGYTVYQAGDEGVVLIDMNGREVHLWRGLIGFPAKALPGGYVLGSTGRRDPKFGIQDNVDLVQVDWDGNIVWRYNGYEHIEDPGYEPTWYARQHHDYQREGNPVGYYAPGLEPEVSRGTTLILAHKNVNNPAISDKQLLDDVIIEVDWEGNVTWEWKASDHFDELGFDESARNVLFRDPNTRSFGHLGGGVGDWLHVNSASYVGPNRFYDEGDERFHPDNVIWDAREANIIAITDRRTGSIVWRLGPDYSLPEVKHIGWIIGQHHAHIIPKGLPGEGNLLVFDNGGWGGYGLPNPASPFGQKNAIRDHSRVLEINPVTLEIEWQYTGAEAGFSVPTDSYKFYSPYISSAQRLPNGNTLITEGSNGRLFEVTKDHEIVWEYVSPYTDRRNTNMVYRSYRLPYEWVPQLAKPEEIAIEPIDAAQFRVPGAAPKGSDSVVNVAAALPFVEGAACVATSDEARRRA; the protein is encoded by the coding sequence AGGCATGGAGCGGCTATACCGTGTACCAAGCCGGGGACGAGGGCGTCGTTCTGATCGATATGAACGGAAGAGAGGTTCATTTGTGGAGAGGGCTGATCGGCTTTCCGGCCAAGGCGCTTCCGGGCGGCTATGTGCTGGGCAGCACGGGCCGCAGAGATCCGAAATTCGGCATTCAGGACAATGTCGATCTGGTGCAGGTCGATTGGGACGGCAATATCGTCTGGAGATACAACGGCTACGAGCATATCGAAGATCCGGGCTACGAGCCGACATGGTATGCGCGGCAGCATCATGATTACCAGCGCGAGGGTAATCCGGTCGGCTATTACGCTCCGGGGCTGGAACCCGAGGTTTCCAGAGGCACAACGCTGATCCTCGCCCATAAAAATGTGAATAATCCGGCCATTTCCGACAAGCAGCTTCTGGACGATGTCATCATTGAGGTGGACTGGGAGGGCAATGTGACGTGGGAATGGAAAGCGAGCGACCATTTCGATGAGCTGGGCTTTGACGAATCGGCCCGCAACGTGCTGTTCCGAGACCCCAATACCCGGTCTTTCGGCCATCTTGGCGGCGGCGTGGGCGATTGGCTGCATGTCAATTCGGCGTCGTATGTCGGGCCGAATCGGTTCTATGACGAGGGCGACGAGCGTTTTCACCCGGACAATGTGATATGGGACGCCCGGGAAGCGAACATCATCGCGATCACGGACCGCAGAACCGGCAGCATCGTCTGGCGTCTCGGCCCGGATTATTCCCTGCCGGAAGTGAAGCATATCGGCTGGATCATTGGCCAGCATCACGCCCACATTATACCGAAGGGTCTGCCGGGCGAGGGTAATCTGCTTGTATTCGACAACGGCGGCTGGGGCGGCTACGGACTGCCGAATCCTGCATCCCCGTTCGGGCAGAAGAATGCGATCCGCGACCATTCGCGGGTTCTGGAGATTAATCCCGTGACGCTGGAGATCGAGTGGCAGTATACCGGGGCGGAAGCGGGCTTCTCGGTCCCGACGGACTCCTATAAATTTTACAGTCCGTATATCAGCTCGGCGCAGCGGCTCCCGAACGGCAACACCTTGATTACGGAAGGCTCCAACGGCCGGCTGTTCGAGGTGACGAAGGACCATGAAATCGTCTGGGAGTATGTGTCTCCCTATACCGACCGGAGAAACACGAATATGGTCTACCGCTCCTACAGGCTGCCTTATGAATGGGTGCCGCAGCTTGCAAAGCCGGAGGAGATTGCCATCGAGCCTATCGATGCCGCTCAGTTCAGAGTGCCGGGAGCCGCGCCGAAGGGCAGCGATTCCGTGGTCAATGTTGCCGCAGCGCTGCCATTCGTGGAGGGAGCGGCCTGCGTGGCCACTTCGGATGAAGCCCGGCGGAGAGCCTGA
- a CDS encoding DUF6953 family protein, with the protein MEPTAQDVAEWMVKEIRFTGTLYQADAIDYVKRNFGEQFVFVNENGNASLSKEVKKAFRKLHRGRIAWDRDGFLWAWT; encoded by the coding sequence GTGGAACCGACAGCACAGGATGTGGCGGAGTGGATGGTGAAGGAAATCCGTTTTACGGGAACCTTGTACCAGGCCGATGCTATTGATTATGTAAAAAGAAATTTCGGAGAGCAGTTCGTCTTTGTGAACGAGAACGGCAACGCTTCGCTGTCGAAGGAAGTCAAAAAGGCGTTCCGCAAGCTGCACAGAGGACGGATTGCCTGGGACCGGGACGGTTTTTTGTGGGCCTGGACCTAA
- a CDS encoding UvrD-helicase domain-containing protein gives MNKLLFHPVPPGASGTRVPRAAAASAKTSRELVRGEEPDAGYFRTLEQGGILLNASQIAAVRHGDGPLLTLAGAGSGKTSVLVCRTGYLLSVRRVSPGRLLLLTFSSRAAAEMRERIGRLPGISGMGLSGLQARTFHSFFLYVLRRQGVMQEIFHDTRRQHILLKSIMRELGLPKDAYPPESLLSLLSACKMNMGDADTLPDLTNADKEIKEILKRYEQWKRDNGKIDFDDVLLHAYQMLLERPELLAELQRTYQYIMVDEFQDTNLLQYELIRMIARPHGNLMVVGDDDQTIYSFNGARSDFILEFEQVYPEAKVITLDINYRSGPAIIGLGNGIIRGNTRRRAKTLRSAAPEGVPPRYLRPYTADEEAEAVVEYIASAVEQGARSYGDFAVLYRASSSSRAVLERLLIQGIPYIDYGEGRLLYEHWLISPVVSYLRLTVNRRDFAAIENMLPTLYVGREQGMAHIHRMEAAQPKQGPLIHLLSLPGLADFRQTAIRERLDMLRHLRELTPLQAIRQIRSRFYDSFVLADERHQATLHRETLKEMLDELELSAGRFGSIPLFLDFIDDVMSRNEHHRQPSGTGQGDRVALMTIHKSKGLEFPVVLLLGASEGILPHSSALEAGRLKDRQTAEGGGEALALLEEERRLAYVAVTRAKEELLVSSPALHRGRKAPVSRFMLAAFGAAEAAGAAAASAPGGRSGGGVARHGRTSGTAGGAGEPAGRSGYGGSADRHGRTGGTAGGAGEPASRGSYGGGADRHGRTGDAAGGAGESAGRSGHGGGVDRHGRVSGAAGGAGEPAGRTRTVAVWSCPSAACPGWMRVKTGGAEDHLAHKPCPLCGTPMERGTRDVPV, from the coding sequence ATGAACAAGCTGCTGTTTCATCCGGTTCCGCCGGGAGCCTCCGGAACCCGCGTCCCGCGGGCGGCGGCCGCTTCGGCGAAGACGAGCCGGGAGCTGGTTCGCGGAGAGGAGCCGGACGCCGGCTATTTCCGGACGCTGGAGCAAGGCGGCATCCTGCTGAACGCCTCACAGATCGCGGCGGTACGGCATGGTGACGGACCGCTGCTGACGCTGGCGGGCGCCGGCTCCGGCAAGACGAGCGTACTGGTCTGCCGGACAGGCTATTTATTGTCCGTGCGCCGCGTTTCGCCCGGACGCCTGCTGCTGCTGACGTTCTCCAGCAGGGCGGCTGCGGAAATGCGGGAGCGGATCGGCAGGCTGCCTGGTATAAGCGGAATGGGGCTTTCGGGGCTTCAGGCCCGCACGTTCCATTCTTTTTTCCTGTATGTTCTGCGGAGGCAGGGGGTCATGCAGGAGATTTTCCACGACACGCGCCGCCAGCATATTCTGCTTAAATCGATCATGCGCGAGCTCGGCCTGCCCAAGGACGCCTACCCGCCGGAAAGCCTGCTTTCCCTTCTGTCCGCCTGCAAAATGAACATGGGCGACGCGGATACTCTCCCCGATCTTACGAATGCGGACAAGGAAATCAAGGAGATTCTAAAGCGCTACGAGCAGTGGAAGCGGGACAACGGCAAAATCGATTTCGACGACGTGCTGCTGCACGCCTACCAGATGCTGCTCGAACGGCCGGAGCTGCTTGCGGAGCTGCAAAGAACTTATCAATATATTATGGTTGATGAATTTCAGGATACGAACTTGCTGCAGTACGAGCTGATCCGCATGATCGCGCGGCCGCACGGTAATCTGATGGTGGTCGGAGACGACGACCAGACGATCTATTCGTTCAACGGGGCGCGGAGCGATTTTATTCTCGAATTCGAGCAGGTATACCCGGAAGCCAAGGTCATCACGCTCGACATCAACTACCGCTCCGGCCCCGCCATCATAGGCCTCGGCAACGGAATTATCCGGGGCAACACGCGGCGGAGGGCCAAGACGCTGCGCTCGGCGGCGCCGGAAGGCGTTCCGCCCCGGTACCTCCGCCCCTATACGGCGGATGAGGAAGCGGAAGCCGTCGTGGAGTACATCGCTTCCGCCGTGGAGCAGGGAGCGCGGAGCTACGGCGATTTTGCCGTACTGTACCGGGCATCGAGCAGCAGCCGTGCCGTGCTGGAGCGCCTGCTGATCCAAGGCATCCCATACATTGACTATGGCGAAGGCCGGCTACTGTATGAGCACTGGCTCATTTCGCCGGTCGTCAGCTATTTGCGGCTGACGGTGAACCGGCGGGATTTCGCCGCCATCGAGAATATGCTGCCTACGCTCTACGTCGGCAGAGAGCAGGGAATGGCCCATATCCACCGGATGGAGGCGGCGCAGCCGAAGCAGGGGCCGCTGATCCACCTGCTGAGCCTGCCCGGTCTGGCCGATTTCCGCCAGACCGCCATCAGGGAGCGGCTGGACATGCTCCGGCATCTGCGGGAGCTGACACCGCTCCAGGCCATCCGGCAGATCCGCAGCCGGTTCTATGATTCCTTCGTGCTGGCGGACGAGCGCCATCAGGCGACGCTGCACCGGGAGACGCTGAAGGAAATGCTGGACGAGCTGGAGCTGTCGGCGGGGCGATTCGGGAGCATTCCCCTTTTTCTTGATTTCATCGACGATGTGATGTCCAGGAACGAGCATCACCGGCAGCCCAGCGGAACCGGGCAGGGCGACCGCGTTGCGCTGATGACGATCCACAAGTCCAAAGGGCTGGAGTTCCCCGTTGTCCTGCTGCTCGGCGCGTCCGAGGGCATCCTGCCGCACAGCTCGGCGCTGGAGGCGGGCCGCCTGAAGGACCGCCAGACCGCGGAGGGCGGCGGAGAAGCGCTGGCGCTGCTGGAGGAGGAACGCCGCCTGGCGTATGTGGCGGTCACCCGCGCCAAGGAAGAGCTGCTGGTCAGCTCGCCTGCGCTGCACCGGGGCCGGAAGGCCCCGGTGTCCCGCTTCATGCTGGCGGCGTTCGGCGCCGCCGAGGCTGCGGGAGCGGCGGCAGCCTCGGCGCCTGGCGGCCGGTCAGGCGGCGGCGTAGCCCGCCATGGGCGCACCAGCGGCACGGCGGGCGGGGCCGGGGAACCGGCCGGCCGCAGCGGTTACGGCGGCAGCGCAGACCGCCATGGGCGCACCGGCGGCACGGCGGGCGGGGCCGGGGAACCGGCCAGCCGCGGCAGTTATGGCGGCGGCGCAGACCGCCATGGGCGCACCGGCGACGCGGCGGGCGGGGCCGGCGAATCGGCCGGCCGCAGCGGGCATGGCGGCGGCGTAGACCGCCATGGGCGCGTCAGCGGCGCGGCGGGCGGGGCCGGGGAACCGGCCGGCCGCACGCGCACGGTCGCGGTCTGGAGCTGCCCTTCCGCCGCCTGCCCGGGCTGGATGCGCGTCAAGACTGGCGGCGCCGAGGACCATCTGGCGCACAAGCCCTGCCCGCTGTGCGGCACGCCGATGGAGAGGGGCACCCGGGACGTTCCGGTGTAG
- a CDS encoding alpha/beta fold hydrolase: MQYYIETEPGVKLFVEDIGSGIPVVLLHGWPLDHRMFEYQVTHLPKYGYRCISIDFRGYGQSDNPWEGYTYDRMADDVRAVLDTLRLSDVRLAGFSMGGAVALHYAARHRGCRLSQLLLLAAAAPKFARGADYPYGMPVTAINQLLAGVYTDRPQAVASFGENFFAKPVSPAFREWFQSLCVTPSNHGTAGGVMMLRDEDLRPDLPLIQVPTVIFHGVLDQICPFEFARLMHQGIRGSQLLAFEHSGHAVFYDELELFNQRLIQVLGGR; the protein is encoded by the coding sequence GTGCAGTACTATATTGAAACCGAGCCGGGCGTCAAGCTGTTCGTGGAGGATATCGGCAGCGGCATACCGGTTGTGCTGTTGCATGGCTGGCCGCTCGATCACCGGATGTTTGAATACCAGGTGACTCATCTTCCGAAATACGGCTACCGCTGTATTTCGATCGATTTTCGCGGCTACGGCCAATCCGATAACCCCTGGGAGGGTTACACGTACGACCGGATGGCCGACGATGTCCGGGCGGTGCTGGATACCCTCCGGCTGTCGGACGTGCGGCTGGCCGGCTTCTCCATGGGCGGCGCCGTCGCCCTGCACTATGCGGCCCGGCACCGGGGCTGCCGGCTGTCGCAGCTGCTGCTTCTGGCAGCGGCCGCTCCGAAGTTCGCCCGGGGAGCGGATTACCCGTACGGAATGCCCGTAACGGCCATCAATCAGCTGCTCGCGGGCGTGTATACCGACCGGCCGCAGGCGGTCGCGTCCTTTGGGGAGAATTTTTTTGCAAAGCCGGTTTCCCCCGCCTTTCGCGAGTGGTTCCAGTCGCTCTGTGTAACTCCATCCAACCACGGAACCGCCGGGGGCGTAATGATGCTGCGGGACGAGGATCTGCGCCCCGACCTTCCGCTGATTCAGGTGCCCACCGTGATTTTTCACGGGGTTCTCGATCAGATATGCCCGTTCGAATTCGCCCGGCTGATGCACCAGGGCATCCGGGGCTCGCAGCTCCTGGCCTTTGAACATAGCGGGCACGCTGTTTTCTACGATGAACTGGAGCTGTTCAATCAGCGTCTGATTCAGGTGCTTGGCGGGAGATAG
- a CDS encoding helix-turn-helix domain-containing protein, translating into MAQSKADLILHPIRMRIIQALVNGRRRTTQQLVKELEDIPQATMYRHLNKLLKAGVLEVAEENKVRGAVEKVYYLSQGGEDATPADTTERAAGEHMAFFLKFASSLIGDFSAYVQQEKYDMRQDGVSIRQVQLYLTDEEYAQLLEDMRRPMQKYAGNESGEGRRRRMISTIVIPGALSGLTGGADEGEEQNDVGRANEEGN; encoded by the coding sequence ATGGCCCAGTCCAAGGCCGATTTGATTCTGCATCCGATTCGGATGCGCATCATTCAGGCGCTGGTAAACGGCAGACGGCGGACGACGCAGCAGCTGGTCAAGGAGCTGGAGGATATTCCGCAGGCGACCATGTACCGGCATCTGAACAAGCTGCTGAAGGCGGGCGTGCTTGAGGTAGCCGAAGAGAACAAGGTGCGCGGTGCGGTGGAAAAAGTATACTACCTGTCGCAAGGAGGCGAAGACGCCACGCCAGCGGATACGACGGAGCGGGCGGCCGGCGAGCATATGGCTTTTTTTCTGAAATTCGCCTCGTCGCTTATCGGCGATTTCAGCGCTTATGTGCAGCAGGAGAAATACGATATGAGACAGGATGGCGTATCCATACGCCAGGTGCAGCTGTACTTGACCGATGAGGAGTATGCGCAGCTGCTGGAGGACATGAGGCGGCCTATGCAAAAGTACGCCGGGAACGAATCGGGCGAGGGCCGCCGCCGGCGGATGATCTCTACGATCGTTATTCCGGGAGCGCTCTCCGGCTTGACCGGTGGCGCAGACGAAGGGGAGGAGCAGAACGATGTTGGCAGAGCAAATGAAGAAGGAAACTAG
- a CDS encoding YhfC family intramembrane metalloprotease translates to MLAEQMKKETSVENPANDPFAGLTGRTLKFVPLYLLVPVLYGVLFRAAGIPLQWKVFGLGALGWLAALFLRGPLAALVRGLPQERAKLIVGGSSGVLEEGVRLALLSLLAASFPQALSLGQGWAAIEVLFVIVNTLVILSLVKRTDEKAMQAKEILQAQGNLQASPLWGILERIWASAFHIGAALIIAHTPWTAALMIPLHSGFNLGAVRLAKAAPLPVVSLYAAAFGLLTLAAGLLLW, encoded by the coding sequence ATGTTGGCAGAGCAAATGAAGAAGGAAACTAGTGTGGAGAATCCGGCTAATGACCCATTTGCCGGATTGACGGGAAGAACGCTGAAGTTTGTGCCGCTTTATCTTCTCGTGCCGGTGCTGTACGGAGTCCTGTTCAGAGCGGCGGGAATTCCCTTGCAGTGGAAGGTTTTCGGACTGGGGGCGCTTGGCTGGCTGGCGGCGCTGTTCCTGCGCGGGCCGCTGGCGGCGCTTGTCCGGGGTCTGCCGCAGGAGCGGGCCAAGCTGATCGTAGGCGGCAGCTCCGGCGTGCTGGAGGAAGGCGTGCGGCTCGCGCTGCTCTCCCTTCTCGCCGCCTCGTTCCCGCAGGCGCTGTCGCTCGGTCAGGGCTGGGCGGCTATCGAAGTATTGTTTGTCATCGTCAACACGCTCGTGATCCTGTCCCTGGTCAAGCGGACCGACGAGAAGGCGATGCAGGCCAAAGAGATATTGCAGGCGCAGGGCAATCTGCAGGCAAGTCCCCTGTGGGGCATTCTGGAGCGGATCTGGGCTTCGGCCTTTCATATCGGCGCCGCGCTGATTATCGCCCATACCCCCTGGACGGCGGCGCTGATGATTCCGCTGCACAGCGGCTTCAACCTGGGCGCGGTTCGCCTGGCTAAAGCGGCTCCGCTGCCGGTAGTGAGCCTGTATGCCGCGGCATTCGGCCTGCTGACGCTTGCGGCGGGGCTGCTGCTCTGGTAA
- a CDS encoding DUF6492 family protein, translated as MSRTLEGPAIDVLIPAIEKDLATLPHVVDAVRKQVRHPIRSVMIVAPRKERILDFCRRKACTFVDENTVLPITKKDINYRSRTWERSGWLFQQLLKLGGDKLCTADYFLVIDADTVLIAPHRFRTGGKTIFYCRNWSQPEYFTTYRKLMGRKAVRPSSFVTHYMLFERSRLSRMKREIEAKHGVPWYTAIMRSMNRTRQFAFSEFETYGNYLYAKNPGGMVLKKARNKSLSMSGSNLSTAAAAKYARIYRSLSFHKRKGYSRTSKP; from the coding sequence ATGTCCCGTACATTAGAAGGACCCGCCATCGATGTGCTGATTCCGGCTATCGAGAAGGATTTGGCCACTTTGCCGCATGTGGTTGACGCTGTCAGGAAGCAGGTTAGGCACCCGATCCGCAGCGTGATGATCGTCGCCCCCCGCAAGGAGCGGATTCTCGATTTTTGCCGCAGGAAGGCTTGTACCTTCGTTGATGAAAACACGGTGCTTCCCATCACAAAAAAGGATATCAACTACCGGTCACGCACCTGGGAGCGCTCGGGCTGGCTGTTTCAGCAGCTGCTGAAGCTGGGCGGCGACAAGCTGTGCACGGCGGATTATTTTTTGGTCATCGACGCCGATACCGTCCTGATTGCGCCGCACCGGTTCCGCACCGGCGGCAAGACGATCTTTTACTGCCGGAACTGGAGCCAGCCGGAGTATTTCACAACCTACCGGAAGCTGATGGGGCGCAAGGCGGTCCGCCCTTCCTCGTTCGTGACGCATTATATGCTGTTTGAGCGCAGCCGTCTCTCCCGCATGAAGCGGGAAATTGAGGCCAAACACGGCGTTCCGTGGTATACAGCCATTATGCGCAGCATGAATCGCACCCGGCAGTTTGCTTTTTCCGAATTTGAAACCTACGGCAACTACCTATATGCCAAGAACCCCGGAGGGATGGTGCTGAAGAAGGCGCGCAACAAAAGCCTGAGCATGAGCGGGTCGAACCTCTCCACAGCCGCAGCCGCCAAGTATGCCCGGATCTACCGGTCGCTCTCTTTCCACAAACGGAAAGGGTATAGCCGGACATCGAAGCCATGA
- a CDS encoding LacI family DNA-binding transcriptional regulator, whose protein sequence is MVRATIGDVAARAGVSKSTVSQYLNKRYQHMGAETRAKIEEAIKALDYQPNVLARGLKQKRTSTLGVIVANIMHRLSTEICRGIEDYCQEQDINVILCNSDEDGEKEKKYAEMLQAKQVDGMILLPTGKNGSLYKKLARHRYPILFMDRKVDSVKADTIVVNNRESVYEAVSHLKERGHRRIALATAPLTISTRTERTEGFRQAMSDHGLEYGRYIINAEISSLRRRFRELFDGPEPPTALIAGNDLVLLEALAFVKERQLRVPEDLALVAFDNIEFAHLLTPTLTTISQPSIEMGRRAAERIISRIRSEEDLTPEEYVFKCELAVRQSSEMKRSKSTS, encoded by the coding sequence TTGGTCAGAGCGACAATCGGAGACGTGGCCGCAAGAGCCGGCGTGTCCAAAAGCACCGTATCCCAATATTTGAATAAACGCTATCAGCATATGGGCGCCGAAACCCGAGCCAAGATCGAAGAGGCCATTAAGGCGCTGGATTACCAGCCAAATGTACTCGCAAGGGGACTGAAGCAGAAGCGGACGTCAACGCTGGGCGTCATTGTGGCGAATATCATGCACAGGCTCTCCACCGAAATATGCCGGGGCATCGAGGATTACTGCCAGGAGCAGGATATCAACGTGATTCTGTGCAACAGCGACGAAGACGGGGAGAAGGAGAAGAAGTACGCCGAAATGCTTCAGGCGAAGCAGGTGGACGGCATGATTTTGCTTCCTACGGGGAAGAACGGCTCTCTCTATAAAAAGCTTGCCAGGCACAGGTACCCTATCCTGTTCATGGACCGGAAGGTGGACAGCGTCAAGGCCGACACCATCGTCGTCAACAACCGGGAGTCGGTGTATGAGGCAGTGTCTCATCTGAAGGAACGGGGACACCGGAGAATCGCGCTCGCCACGGCGCCGCTGACAATCAGCACCCGGACGGAGCGGACGGAAGGCTTCCGGCAGGCGATGAGCGACCACGGGCTGGAATACGGCCGGTATATCATCAATGCGGAAATCTCCAGCCTAAGGAGGAGGTTCCGCGAGCTGTTTGACGGCCCGGAGCCGCCGACGGCGCTGATCGCGGGCAACGACCTCGTGCTGTTGGAGGCGCTGGCCTTTGTGAAGGAGCGGCAGCTCCGGGTGCCGGAGGATCTGGCGCTGGTCGCCTTCGACAATATCGAGTTTGCCCACCTGCTTACGCCGACGCTTACGACCATCAGCCAGCCTTCGATCGAGATGGGAAGAAGGGCCGCCGAGCGGATCATCAGCCGCATCCGTTCGGAAGAAGACCTGACGCCGGAAGAGTACGTCTTCAAGTGCGAGCTGGCAGTGCGGCAGTCGTCGGAGATGAAGCGGAGCAAATCTACCTCCTAA
- a CDS encoding response regulator transcription factor, translating to MDRITILIADDDPEIAELIALHLKKEGYRPIKAADGEEAVNAVKSRRIDLAILDIMMPGLDGYEVTRQIRERYLFPIIFLSAKTSDLDKITGLVMGADDYMTKPFNPMELMARVNTQLRRSRLLSPSAAANNRQVEAGGLIIDPDKHSVTLYGNPVKLTPKEFDILYLLAAHPRQVFSADHIFRQVWGDGYYEGGNTVMVHVRTLRKKLGEEPNRWIKTIWGVGYIFNG from the coding sequence ATGGATCGGATTACTATATTAATTGCGGACGATGATCCTGAAATTGCAGAGCTGATTGCGCTGCATTTGAAGAAGGAAGGCTACCGCCCGATTAAAGCGGCGGACGGCGAAGAGGCTGTTAATGCCGTGAAGTCCCGGCGTATTGACCTGGCGATCCTGGACATCATGATGCCCGGGCTGGACGGCTATGAGGTGACCCGTCAAATCCGTGAGCGGTATCTCTTTCCGATTATTTTTTTGAGCGCCAAGACCTCTGATCTGGACAAAATAACGGGACTGGTCATGGGGGCGGATGATTATATGACCAAGCCGTTTAATCCCATGGAGCTGATGGCCAGGGTAAATACGCAGCTCAGGCGATCCAGACTGCTGAGTCCATCGGCTGCAGCGAATAATCGGCAGGTGGAGGCGGGCGGATTGATCATCGATCCGGACAAGCATTCAGTGACTCTGTACGGCAATCCGGTAAAGCTGACGCCCAAAGAATTTGATATCCTGTATCTGCTGGCCGCTCACCCCAGACAAGTATTCAGTGCGGATCATATCTTCCGGCAGGTTTGGGGAGACGGCTATTATGAAGGGGGAAATACGGTTATGGTACATGTCCGTACGTTAAGAAAAAAACTTGGCGAAGAACCTAACCGATGGATCAAAACCATTTGGGGCGTGGGGTATATTTTCAATGGCTAG
- a CDS encoding HAMP domain-containing sensor histidine kinase gives MARRFLSFRSKMILLLGFSMLLSGVVTFLLYKVLQYYYYENARAGDSLSRFRLMIRNVGDLNFFLIFFVPLAILVFFFLTKPYAVYFNEISAGIHRLASGDFKDRVQISSNDEFEKIAQDINLAGEKLQQAVERGDFAESSKDQLILNLAHDLRTPLTSVLGYLDFILRDRQLTADQVQHFASIAFTKSRRLEKLINELFEIAGMNHGKLAIQKKPLELSELLRQLNEELYPIFENHHLTARLSVPPKVNILGDGELLARVFENILTNAARYGRDGQFIDISCTHDEEAAIVQIVNYGDPIPEEERPYIFDALYSGDRSRTHQGGSTGLGLFIAKNIVEQHKGTISVQSDIIRTLFEVRLPK, from the coding sequence ATGGCTAGAAGGTTCCTGAGTTTCCGATCAAAAATGATTCTGCTGTTGGGCTTCAGCATGCTCTTGTCCGGGGTTGTCACCTTCCTGCTATATAAAGTGCTTCAGTATTATTACTACGAAAACGCGCGTGCGGGCGATTCTTTGAGCCGGTTTCGTCTCATGATCCGAAATGTTGGCGATCTGAATTTCTTTTTGATTTTCTTTGTGCCGCTGGCGATTCTAGTATTCTTCTTCCTGACCAAGCCTTATGCTGTTTATTTCAATGAGATATCTGCGGGAATTCACCGTCTGGCGAGTGGGGACTTCAAGGATCGGGTTCAGATCTCTTCAAATGACGAGTTTGAGAAGATTGCGCAGGATATCAATTTGGCGGGGGAGAAGCTGCAGCAAGCCGTGGAAAGGGGAGATTTTGCAGAGAGCAGCAAGGATCAATTGATCCTCAATTTGGCACATGATTTACGGACGCCGCTCACTTCTGTATTGGGTTATCTGGATTTCATTCTCCGTGACAGGCAGCTGACTGCGGATCAAGTGCAGCATTTTGCATCCATTGCCTTTACCAAATCCCGGCGTCTGGAGAAACTGATTAACGAACTGTTCGAGATTGCCGGTATGAACCATGGTAAGCTTGCCATCCAGAAGAAACCGCTTGAGCTTAGTGAACTGCTCCGTCAATTAAATGAGGAATTGTATCCTATCTTTGAGAACCATCATCTGACCGCCAGATTGAGTGTTCCTCCGAAGGTGAATATATTGGGGGATGGGGAACTGTTAGCCCGCGTATTTGAGAATATTCTGACTAACGCCGCTCGTTACGGAAGGGACGGTCAGTTCATAGACATTAGCTGTACTCATGATGAAGAGGCCGCAATCGTCCAGATCGTCAACTACGGAGACCCAATTCCGGAGGAAGAACGGCCTTATATCTTTGATGCGCTGTACAGCGGCGACCGGTCGCGAACCCATCAGGGCGGAAGCACGGGTCTCGGTTTATTCATAGCAAAAAATATCGTAGAACAGCATAAAGGAACTATTTCCGTTCAGAGCGATATAATCCGGACACTTTTTGAAGTGCGTTTGCCGAAATGA